A segment of the Panacibacter ginsenosidivorans genome:
AGTGAGTGACACAACAACCGATGCCACGAAGTACTATAGCTAGCCAATAAGAATATTTCTGTATTTCCTGCACAATAACTTCTGCTTGCTTTTGTATAAGGGAAGGCTTGTGTTGCGCGTTTGTCATTTTACTTATGCAGCAAAGAACATACACACGTTAAAGGAAGGAAAGTGTGTATTACATCATACAATGTGTTGTAATGTTACAGCGGGCTCAATAAATTAATTTGATTTACTTCTTCAAATAAGCCATTTGCCCTAAATGATAACTCTGGTGATTGGTTCTGTTGATAAGAATGTTCAGTTTATTCCTGTGCGGCTCTTTTGCAAAATCTTCCTCCGAAACAGCCATGTGTCTCGTAAACCATGCAGAAAATTGCATATTGTTGAAATGCTGTCTTAATGTTTCATTCACTTTGTTCCAATATGTTTTTAATTCTGCAATGGATGGAAACGTAAATCCTGACTTATCAGCATTGTCTACAAATATGTTTTGCAGGTCGGGGTACAATTTATCGCCCAGAGACATCAGCACCTGCATGCCATCATTTATAGCTATTAAATGACCGAGCAGGTAAGTGCCTGTGTTTCTACCAGGCGCTGTTTCTGCAGAAAGTTGTTCATCAGAAAGATCCTCTAATAATTTGTCAAGCCTTGTATTTTGTATCTCCCAGTTACTGATCACCATTTTGATGAATAGCTCAGGCTGAATGGCAGTTTGCATATTTTTGTTTTATATTTTATAAAATAATTTGCGGACAAAGTTTTTGAATTTTTAGAAAGTAATTTACCCAAGTTCCTTCATTCCATCTGTGATTTTTCGTAACGTTCTTAATATATTTATAACATTTTATTTTCATTTAGCGTTTTTACAACGTCAGTTACACAATAGTCCATGTTCTATATTTGCAGCCGCAATGAGAAGATTTTTACTTTTTATAATAATCTTATCGCATATCAATACCACCATGTTCGTACCATGTGTGGATGAAGTTGATGAATACAACAAGGATGGTACGGTGAAAGATGACATCAACTCTGTGGCTGAATATGTGTACCAGGTTGTATTAAAGCATAAAGATAAAACGCCTGAAGATGAAGATGATGACCAGGCACATTATTTCCTGCTGGCAAAATCAAACTCCTTTAATTTTCAGCAGGACCAGTATAAAATACTACCTACACAATTTTCTTTGGCTATAAAAAAGGAATATCCCGTTCTTGACATAAAAAACCTTCCCGTTACTTACCTGGATATTCTTACACCTCCTCCCGATATAGCTTCCTGATTCGTTCTCTGTTGTAATGTTTTGTACAGTTTTCTTACAAAACAATTTTTCTATTTAATTCTATTAAAATGAGTAAAGCAATATACAGTTGCAGGCATCTGCCTGTACTGGTATTTTTTGCAATACTGTCTGTGCATGCATTTGCACAGGATAGTTTGCATTTATCAATCGGCGAATCGGATAAGATGTTCCTGCAAACAAATTTGATGGTAGCTGCAGGACAATTGAATGTAGATGCCCAAAAAGCAATGGAGATACAGGCAAAGCTGTATCCCAACCCACAGTTTAGTGTTGGGCTTAATGCTTATGATACGGATAATAAGAACTTTTTTTATGCCGGCAAAAATGGAGAGAAGGCAGTAACCTTTGAGCAATTGATTCTATTGGGTGGCAAACGTAAAAATGAAATAGAACTTTCCAAACAAAATACAAAACAGGCGGAGTTGGAACTGGAAGATATGTTGCGTAATCTTAAGTACAAATTACACACCAGTTTGTACTCTGTTTATTTCGATCTGCAAACCCTGCAGAAATTCAATACACAGTTGCAACAACTGGATACGATCATAGCATCGTACGAAATACAGGCTAAAAAGGGCAATCTTCCTTTGAAAGAAGTGGTGCGGCTTAAATCAACTTACATACAACTCAATAATAATAAAACAGAGCTGCTGCAATCCATACAGGATGAACAAAAAGACCTGCAGGTAATGCTGCAGACAACTGCTTTTGTAATTCCGGCAATAAATGAAAATGTTTGGAGCCAATACGAATCTCTGCCTGCCATTGATTCATTGCAACAACTTGCGCTCAAAAGCAGGACAGATGTTATGCTGGCAACACTTAATAGATCTATTGCAGATATTAATGTGCATTACCAGAAAAGCCTTGCAGTACCTGATCTTACACTCAATACTGCTTACGATCAGCGTGGCGGTGCATTCAATAACCAGTTTTTATTTACTGTTGGTATTCCGCTTCCAATATGGAACCGAAACCAGGGAAATATTCATTATGCTCAGACGCAAACAAAACTGGCTGCAGTAAATGAACAGATGCAACAGACAAGCGTTTCGGCCGAAGTAAATGCAGCATGGTACAATATGCAACGCAGCATACAGGAATACAAAAAAACACAGGATGTTTACAATAAAGATTTTACGGATGTATATGATGGTATGCGTGAGAATTTCCTGAAACAAAATATCAGTATCGTAGAATTTGTTGACTTCTTTGAATCTTATAATGAAAGTCTTGCAGAAGTCAACCGCATCAAAAAGCAACTGGCGCTTTCTGCAGAAAATATCAATTACACAACAGCATATCCTGTTTATTAAAACATTATTATCATGAAAAATTGTTTAAGCATATTCTTACTTACATATATGGCGGTTGCATGCAACAGCACCAAATCAGATCCCATAACATCGCCTCCATTCACACTTACAGACACCATGATGGCGCATACACAATTCGCAAAAGCCACCATACAAAATGTAAAAAGCGAATTAAAACTTTATGGAAAAGTTACTGCTGATAACAGCAAAATGTCGCAGGTGTATCCTGTGGTTGGTGGGAATGTTATAAAAGTAAATGCAGAACTCGGCGATTATGTAAAGCAGGGACAAACGCTTGCAGTTATTCGCAGTAGCGAAGTAGCGGGTTATGAAAATGAACGCATGGATGCAAACAGTGATGTAGCACTTGCAGAAAAAAACTTGCAGGTTGCCAAAGATCTTTTTGCAGGAAAATTGAATTCAGAAAAAGATGTTGTTGCAGCAGAGAAAGAACTGGAGAAAGCAAAAGCTGCACAACAACGCATCAATGAAGTGTATAATATCTACAGTTTAAAAGATGGCGCCCAATATAATGTTACAGCGCCTATTAGTGGTTTTGTAATTGATAAAAATATTACACAAAATGAATTGCTCAATAGCAATAATATCAGCAACCTTTTTTCTATTGCACAAATCAATGAAGTGTGGGTGTTGGCAAATGTAAACGAGTCGGATATCGCTGCTATTACACAAGGCATGGATGCTTCTATCAAAACAATCAGTTATCCCGATCGTGTTTTTACAGGAAAAGTCGATCGCATTTTTAACATACTCGATCCTGAAACAAAAGCAATGAAAGTGCGTATACGTATACCCAATGATGATCTGGCGTTAAAGCCTGAAATGAGCGCCACCGTTACGTTGCAGTACAATGAGAACAAGAAACTGGTTTCCATTCCATCCTCTGCAGTAATATTTGATAAAAGCAAAAACTGGGTATTGATCTATAAAGATAAAAGCCACATTGAAACACGACAGGTAGATGTTTACAAACAGGTTGGCGATACAACGTATATCGTAAATGGTTTGAATGAAAATGAAACGGTGATAACGCAAAACCAGATGCTTATTTACGATGCATTGAATGATTAATGTTAGTGAAAGAAGAATTATATGAACCCGGCAGTAGTAATGCTACATAGCTTTTGTTGCGTCGCACTCTTGTACTGTAGAGTAGCTATCAGCCATTAGCTGTTAGCTAATAGCTAAAGGCCAATAGCTAGAAGCTTAATAAAGAAATGAGCGTATAAGTGAGTGACACAACGAAGCTGCCACATCTACAAAAGCCGGTAAAAAAAAATTCTATGAACAAGTTTATAAAGAGCATCATTGCTTTCTCGCTTAAGAATAAATTCTTTACATTTTTTTGGGTGGCGATCATTGTGATAGCAGGTGTTTTTAGTTTTATAAAAATACCTATTGAAGCATTTCCTGATGTTACGAATACACAGATCATTATTGTAACGCAGTGGAATGGCCGTAGTGCAGAAGAGGTGGAACGCTTTGTAACAACGCCCATTGAAGTGGCGATGAACAGCCTGCAAAAGAAAACGAATGTGCGGTCCACAACCATGTTTGGTTTATGTGTGATTAAAATAATTTTTGATGATGATGTGGATGATTTTTTTGCACGGCAGCAAGTAAATAATCAATTACGTAATGTACAGCTACCTGATGGAGTAAGCCCTGATGTACAACCTCCCTACGGGCCAACAGGTGAAATATTTCGCTACACTTTGCAAAGTGATAAACGTGATACAAGAGATCTCTTAACAATTCAGAATTGGGTTATTGATCGTCAGTTGCGGAGTGTGCCGGGTGTCGCAGATATCAATGCATTTGGCGGGCAGGAGAAAATTTACGAGATAAGTGTTGATCCTGTGAAACTGCAAAAATTTAATCTCACACCATTGCAGTTGTACGAGAAAGTTTCGCAGAGTAATTTGAATGTTGGTGGTGATGTAATTGAAAAGAATGGACAAGCTTATGTCGTGCGTGGTTTAGGTTTACTGTCTTCTGTTGAAGATATTGAGAACACGATCGTTGATAATGAAAGTGGTAATCCTGTACTTGTAAAAAATGTGGCTACTGTTGCAGAATCAAGTGCACCAAGGGTTGGGCAGGTTGGCCTGGATAATAATGATGATGCGGTTGAAGGAATTGTAGTAATGCGAAAAGGAGAGAACCCCAGTGATGTACTGGCCGCATTAAAAGATAAGATCAATGAACTGAATACAAAAATTTTGCCATCTGATGTAAAAATGGTCACGTTTTACGATCGGGATAATTTGATGCATTATTGTACGGAAACAGTAATGCACAATCTTGCAGAAGGTATTATACTTGTTACGGTAATTGTGTTTTTGTTTATGGCCGACTGGCGCACTACAGTAATTGTTTCCATTATTATTCCGCTTTCACTGTTGTTTGCCTTTCTGTGTTTGAAGTTAAAAGGTATGAGTGCCAACCTGCTTTCGTTAGGTGCGGTGGACTTTGGTATCATCATAGATGGAGCCGTCGTGATGGTAGAAGGGTTGTTTGTTGCGTTGGATCATTTGGCCCACAAGAATGGCATGCAGCGGTTTAATAAATTGGCCAAACTTGGCTTGATAAAACGAACCGGTGCAGAAATGGGTAAGGCCGTGTTCTTTTCAAAAGCAATTATCATTACTGCATTGCTACCGATATTTTCTTTTGAGAAAGTGGAAGGAAAAATGTTTTCGCCACTGGCATGGACGTTAGGCTTCGCTTTGCTAGGAGCACTATTATTTACACTTACATTAGTGCCTGTTCTATCTTCTATACTGCTAAGAAAGAATGTACAGGAGAAAAACAACTGGTTTGTAAATTTTATCAATAAGGGAGTTGAAAAATGTTTTCGGTGGTGCTTTCAGCATAAACGCACCAGTATTGCTATTGCTTTTGTGTTTCTTGGGGCGACACTTTTCTCTACAAGATGGCTGGGTACTGAATTTTTGCCGCAGTTAAACGAAGGTGCGTTATGGGTAGAAGCAAAGATGCCGATGAGTAGTTCATTGAATGAAACAGTTAAAATAGTAAGCATTCTACGGAAAGATCTCATGAGCTTCCCGGAAGTAAATGGTGTGCTATCACAGACAGGAAGAAGCAATGATGGCACTGACCCCAGTGGCTTTTATTACGTGCAGATGCAGGTTAATTTAAAACCGCGGAAAGAATGGCAAAGGAAAATTTCTTATGATGATCTTGTTGAAGAAATGGATAAAAAACTGAAGAATTACCAGGGCATTGGTTACAATTATTCCCAACCCATTATTGATAATGTTGCAGAAGCCGTTGCTGGTATGAATGCCAACAACGCGGTGAAAATATTTGGAGACGATCTTAATACATTAGATAAACTGGCCGATCAGGTGCAGCAGCAAATAGAAAATGTGCCGGGCATAAGAGACGTTGGTATTCTTAGAAATATCGGTCAACCCGAAATAAGCGTAGAACTCGATGAAGAAAAAATGGCCATTTATGGTGTAAACAAAGCCGATGCGCAGGCTGTAATTGAAATGGCAATAGGTGGTAAAACCGCCACCGAGAAATATGAAGGTGAAAAGAAATTTGATATCCGAATCCGCTACCAGCAGGATTACCGTAAAGACGAGCAGGATATTGGCAATGTAATGGTACCCACGATTCGCGGAGAAAAAATTCCATTAAAAGAGATTGCAAGCATTCAGAAATTAACCGGCCCGGCATTTATATATAGAGACAACACAAAGCGTTTTATTGGCGTTAAGTTTACCGTTCGTGAAAGAGATTTGGGCAGCACCGTTGCGGAAGCTCAGGAAAAAGTATTTAAAAATATTAAGTTGCCAGAAGGTTACAGCATAGGTTGGGCTGGCGAATTTGAGAACCAGGTAAGGGCAAGTAAAAGACTTACACAGGTTGTGCCGATAAGTCTTGTTACCATATTTATTTTATTATTTATCATGTTTGGTAATATAAAAGATGCAGGACTTGTATTGGTAAATGTGCCTTTTGCATTGATTGGTGGCATACTCGCTCTACATGTTACCGGTATGAACTTTGGTATTTCTGCAGGAGTTGGCTTTATTGCGCTCTTTGGCATTTGCGTACAAAATGGCGTAATCCTTATTTCAGAGTTCAATAAAAAGCTCCGGCAAAAGTTATCACTGGAAAAAGCCATTATTGAAGGCGTTAAAGTAAGAACCCGCCCTGTAGTAATGACTGCGATGATGGCTGCATTGGGGTTATTGCCCGCTGCTTTATCAAGCGGTATTGGCTCAGAATCTCAAAAACCATTGGCCACCGTTATTATCGGCGGTTTGATAACAGCAACCATACTAACATTATTAATATTCCCAATCATTTATTGGATATTCTACCGCAAAACATTCCTTCATCACGAAGAAGTATAATGACTAATATAAATATTACATACACCCATTGCTAAAAACAATGGGTATATTTTTTTGAACCCGGCTTGCGTGGCTGCTATTTAGCATCGTTGCGTCGCACTCTTGTACTTTTTG
Coding sequences within it:
- a CDS encoding DinB family protein, with the translated sequence MQTAIQPELFIKMVISNWEIQNTRLDKLLEDLSDEQLSAETAPGRNTGTYLLGHLIAINDGMQVLMSLGDKLYPDLQNIFVDNADKSGFTFPSIAELKTYWNKVNETLRQHFNNMQFSAWFTRHMAVSEEDFAKEPHRNKLNILINRTNHQSYHLGQMAYLKK
- a CDS encoding TolC family protein, coding for MSKAIYSCRHLPVLVFFAILSVHAFAQDSLHLSIGESDKMFLQTNLMVAAGQLNVDAQKAMEIQAKLYPNPQFSVGLNAYDTDNKNFFYAGKNGEKAVTFEQLILLGGKRKNEIELSKQNTKQAELELEDMLRNLKYKLHTSLYSVYFDLQTLQKFNTQLQQLDTIIASYEIQAKKGNLPLKEVVRLKSTYIQLNNNKTELLQSIQDEQKDLQVMLQTTAFVIPAINENVWSQYESLPAIDSLQQLALKSRTDVMLATLNRSIADINVHYQKSLAVPDLTLNTAYDQRGGAFNNQFLFTVGIPLPIWNRNQGNIHYAQTQTKLAAVNEQMQQTSVSAEVNAAWYNMQRSIQEYKKTQDVYNKDFTDVYDGMRENFLKQNISIVEFVDFFESYNESLAEVNRIKKQLALSAENINYTTAYPVY
- a CDS encoding efflux RND transporter periplasmic adaptor subunit: MKNCLSIFLLTYMAVACNSTKSDPITSPPFTLTDTMMAHTQFAKATIQNVKSELKLYGKVTADNSKMSQVYPVVGGNVIKVNAELGDYVKQGQTLAVIRSSEVAGYENERMDANSDVALAEKNLQVAKDLFAGKLNSEKDVVAAEKELEKAKAAQQRINEVYNIYSLKDGAQYNVTAPISGFVIDKNITQNELLNSNNISNLFSIAQINEVWVLANVNESDIAAITQGMDASIKTISYPDRVFTGKVDRIFNILDPETKAMKVRIRIPNDDLALKPEMSATVTLQYNENKKLVSIPSSAVIFDKSKNWVLIYKDKSHIETRQVDVYKQVGDTTYIVNGLNENETVITQNQMLIYDALND
- a CDS encoding efflux RND transporter permease subunit, which produces MNKFIKSIIAFSLKNKFFTFFWVAIIVIAGVFSFIKIPIEAFPDVTNTQIIIVTQWNGRSAEEVERFVTTPIEVAMNSLQKKTNVRSTTMFGLCVIKIIFDDDVDDFFARQQVNNQLRNVQLPDGVSPDVQPPYGPTGEIFRYTLQSDKRDTRDLLTIQNWVIDRQLRSVPGVADINAFGGQEKIYEISVDPVKLQKFNLTPLQLYEKVSQSNLNVGGDVIEKNGQAYVVRGLGLLSSVEDIENTIVDNESGNPVLVKNVATVAESSAPRVGQVGLDNNDDAVEGIVVMRKGENPSDVLAALKDKINELNTKILPSDVKMVTFYDRDNLMHYCTETVMHNLAEGIILVTVIVFLFMADWRTTVIVSIIIPLSLLFAFLCLKLKGMSANLLSLGAVDFGIIIDGAVVMVEGLFVALDHLAHKNGMQRFNKLAKLGLIKRTGAEMGKAVFFSKAIIITALLPIFSFEKVEGKMFSPLAWTLGFALLGALLFTLTLVPVLSSILLRKNVQEKNNWFVNFINKGVEKCFRWCFQHKRTSIAIAFVFLGATLFSTRWLGTEFLPQLNEGALWVEAKMPMSSSLNETVKIVSILRKDLMSFPEVNGVLSQTGRSNDGTDPSGFYYVQMQVNLKPRKEWQRKISYDDLVEEMDKKLKNYQGIGYNYSQPIIDNVAEAVAGMNANNAVKIFGDDLNTLDKLADQVQQQIENVPGIRDVGILRNIGQPEISVELDEEKMAIYGVNKADAQAVIEMAIGGKTATEKYEGEKKFDIRIRYQQDYRKDEQDIGNVMVPTIRGEKIPLKEIASIQKLTGPAFIYRDNTKRFIGVKFTVRERDLGSTVAEAQEKVFKNIKLPEGYSIGWAGEFENQVRASKRLTQVVPISLVTIFILLFIMFGNIKDAGLVLVNVPFALIGGILALHVTGMNFGISAGVGFIALFGICVQNGVILISEFNKKLRQKLSLEKAIIEGVKVRTRPVVMTAMMAALGLLPAALSSGIGSESQKPLATVIIGGLITATILTLLIFPIIYWIFYRKTFLHHEEV